One window from the genome of Nicotiana tomentosiformis chromosome 5, ASM39032v3, whole genome shotgun sequence encodes:
- the LOC104114546 gene encoding LOB domain-containing protein 21-like has product MKSNESRSSSSCAACKFLKRRCTSNCQFAPYFRSDEPKKFTNVHKVFGASNVIKILNEVPQDQREDTVNSLVYEAEVRLRDPVYGCIGAIASLQRKMVELQHDLMVTRAHLAYYEAKPRPSTSCSFLDYDPLNVNVPSVFVDTSLSGGFLDNFSQNSFGMDHSGSTNEFGQFPFP; this is encoded by the coding sequence ATGAAAAGTAATGAGTCTCGTTCAAGCTCTTCTTGTGCAGCTTGTAAGTTCTTGAAGAGAAGGTGCACTTCCAATTGCCAATTTGCACCATATTTCCGGTCGGACGAGCCCAAGAAATTCACCAACGTTCACAAGGTGTTTGGAGCTAGCAACGTGATCAAGATCCTGAATGAAGTGCCACAGGACCAGCGAGAAGACACTGTCAACTCTCTGGTTTACGAGGCTGAGGTGAGGCTCAGGGATCCCGTTTACGGTTGCATTGGAGCCATAGCGTCTTTGCAGCGAAAAATGGTGGAGCTGCAACATGATCTGATGGTTACTAGAGCTCATCTTGCTTACTATGAAGCTAAGCCTAGGCCTAGCACTTCTTGTTCATTCTTGGATTATGATCCCCTCAATGTCAATGTGCCTTCTGTTTTCGTGGACACCTCGCTGTCTGGTGGATTCTTGGATAACTTCAGCCAGAATTCCTTCGGCATGGACCACAGTGGATCCACGAATGAATTTGGCCAATTCCCATTTCCATGA